From Chloroflexota bacterium:
ACTCTGGGCGGCAACCTCGGGGGTGAAATGCCTGGTATCCAAAGTTGTCAGGCGGGCCACATCGCCTTGAATTGCAGCGCACAGAATCGGAGCATCCTTTGGCGCTACTACGTTTTCCCACGGTGCCGTTTCTTCTGAAGATGGGTCTGGAATGATCGTTAGACGAAGACGGGCCATTTGAGCGGCAAAGTTCGGCAAAGCCCCTGGCAGTTTCTTGCGCAGGTTGCGCTCGGCCTCATCAAGCACCTGGTTGCAGACCATAATCTCGAATTTCCCGATCTCAGCCATTTGCAGCACTGCATTGCTGGCCCCAGATCTTGAGTGGGCACCAGCAATCAGTACATTGGCATCGACGAAGATTCTACGCATCGCCGGCTTGTTTCTCAGTCCAGATCAACTCTCTTTCAGTTTCCAGACCTTGCAGGAGCTCAGCCAGGCTTATGCCTTCATCTTCCATGATGGCCGTAAACTCCTCAGACAGTTTGGGAATCAACGCTTGCCGGGCCGATAACACAACGATGTCATCGATCTGCACAAGGGATAGCATATCACCCTGACCGACAGCCATGAAATCGCGCACAGCTCTTGGCAGCGTCAATTGGCCTCGCTCTCGCAAACGAACGGAGTAGGTAGCTGGCATTGCCCGATCATCCTGTTTCAACGAGTAAGAATTTCGGAATTTCGTATAATCTGATTATACGAAAACGGAGGTGAATTAACAAGTTTGCAGCGAATAGTTTCGCAGTTTAAATCTCGTCCTCCGCTGTCGACACCAGGTGCAACACATCCAACTGGGCCTGGTCGACGGTATCTGGTGCGCCGGTCATCGGCTCAGATGCCTGCTGGTTTTTGGGGAAGGGGATGACCTCCCGGATCGACTGTTCGCCCGCCAGCA
This genomic window contains:
- a CDS encoding PIN domain-containing protein, yielding MRRIFVDANVLIAGAHSRSGASNAVLQMAEIGKFEIMVCNQVLDEAERNLRKKLPGALPNFAAQMARLRLTIIPDPSSEETAPWENVVAPKDAPILCAAIQGDVARLTTLDTRHFTPEVAAQSGLAIQTPADLVEDIRRLVTINL